From the Nonlabens marinus S1-08 genome, one window contains:
- a CDS encoding MFS transporter, with protein MAKNDPYAALRYKEFNTFLLMRFLLVFGWSMQFIVIEWEVYSLTKDPLSLAIIGLVEFVPAFGMALFAGHIVDQREKRNLLALCIGGFSLISLGLFLLTWPEVVEGQSTNTILYLIYALVFFGGFMRSFFGPILFSLIALIVPKKVYPNAATWSSSSWQIASVVGLAFSGFSISWFGVHWSLLIVFSLVMLALLTVFGVAKKPILNTKINEPIKQSLKEGLSFVFRTKAILGALTLDMVSVLFGGAVILLPIFAQDILKVGAEGFGILRAAPSVGAILTMIATAYIPISKNAGMKLLIAIFGFGICIIVFGLSEIFWISLLALFFSGVTDGVSMVIRQTILQLKTPDHMRGRVASVNSMFVGSSNELGAFESGVTAKLMGTVTAVVFGGTMTLITVVTTGVISPTFRKLDLRKDFEENDKE; from the coding sequence TTGGCCAAAAACGATCCATACGCAGCACTACGCTACAAAGAATTCAACACTTTTCTATTGATGCGGTTTCTACTGGTTTTTGGATGGTCGATGCAGTTTATTGTCATTGAATGGGAAGTCTATTCCTTGACTAAAGACCCTCTATCACTAGCCATTATTGGGCTAGTGGAATTTGTTCCTGCTTTTGGAATGGCATTGTTTGCGGGACACATCGTGGATCAACGTGAAAAACGCAACCTTCTCGCCTTATGTATAGGTGGTTTTTCTTTGATCAGTTTAGGGCTCTTCCTTTTGACCTGGCCAGAGGTCGTTGAAGGTCAGTCAACAAATACCATATTGTATTTGATTTATGCACTGGTCTTCTTCGGTGGATTTATGCGCTCCTTTTTTGGACCTATTCTATTCTCACTTATTGCACTTATAGTTCCTAAAAAGGTGTATCCTAATGCTGCGACCTGGAGCAGTTCTTCCTGGCAGATTGCATCTGTCGTCGGATTGGCATTTTCAGGATTTTCGATCAGTTGGTTTGGGGTTCATTGGTCATTATTGATTGTTTTCAGCCTTGTGATGCTGGCGTTGCTGACCGTTTTTGGTGTTGCTAAAAAGCCCATTCTCAATACCAAAATCAACGAACCTATCAAGCAAAGCCTAAAAGAAGGGTTGAGTTTTGTTTTTAGAACTAAAGCAATTCTAGGAGCTTTGACGCTCGATATGGTTTCCGTTCTTTTTGGAGGCGCGGTAATACTACTGCCCATTTTTGCGCAGGATATTTTGAAAGTAGGTGCTGAAGGTTTTGGCATTTTACGAGCCGCACCATCAGTAGGCGCAATCTTGACTATGATTGCCACAGCATACATCCCTATTAGTAAAAATGCAGGTATGAAATTGTTGATTGCGATTTTCGGTTTCGGGATTTGCATCATCGTGTTCGGCTTATCAGAAATATTCTGGATATCGCTGCTGGCTCTATTCTTCAGCGGTGTAACTGATGGCGTTTCCATGGTGATCAGGCAAACCATTCTACAACTTAAAACACCAGATCATATGCGTGGCCGTGTTGCAAGTGTCAATTCTATGTTTGTAGGCTCTTCTAATGAGCTGGGCGCATTTGAAAGCGGTGTTACTGCAAAACTTATGGGAACAGTAACGGCAGTTGTTTTTGGTGGCACCATGACCTTGATTACCGTAGTGACTACTGGAGTTATCTCTCCTACCTTCAGAAAACTTGATTTGAGAAAGGATTTTGAGGAGAATGATAAGGAGTAA
- a CDS encoding family 16 glycosylhydrolase, with protein MPRFLLSLFLIIAATFSAFSQQMPIDFSDSQDVFTGFSGASFSQASDPQDGSNRVGRFQNSGNDLYEGFFIDLDRPVDTNTDKIINTRVYVFDNQAHSILIKLERGTENDVEVPKGIPAGMANRWVDLSFDFGNAVVSGTSTVINADGAYDRLTVFLEPNESKSGVFLIDDMDDGSTPTNQNRIDVEYTELVWSDEFETTAGSKQPINPNNWFHQTKLPSGGSWFNGEVQHYTDRIENSYMENGFLYINAKRETFTDQGETKQFTSARLNSKFAFTYGRIDVRAKLPFGDGTWPAIWTLGKNINEDGGYWDDQFGTVSWPACGEIDVMEHGLAAPNEVSSALHTPSSFGNTVNVKKRMLDDVANNFYVYSMNWSPNQITFLIDDVPYYTYNPTVKDNSNYPFTKDQYILLNVAMGGIAGNIDPGFTQSPMVIDYVRVYQENTASEDDINGFEFILYPNPAADLVQIKAQQNIDTVELYNLLGSKIEISLSTDNSFSVNELSSGIYFLKVYAGAAATTKRLLVK; from the coding sequence ATGCCAAGATTTTTACTAAGCCTGTTTCTTATTATTGCTGCCACGTTTTCAGCGTTTAGCCAGCAAATGCCTATTGACTTTTCAGACAGTCAGGATGTCTTTACAGGTTTTTCAGGAGCTTCTTTTTCACAAGCGTCCGATCCACAAGATGGATCGAATAGGGTTGGAAGATTCCAAAACTCAGGAAACGACCTATATGAAGGTTTTTTTATCGATTTAGACAGGCCTGTGGATACCAATACTGATAAGATTATAAATACCAGGGTTTATGTTTTCGACAATCAAGCGCATAGTATTCTCATCAAATTAGAGCGTGGAACAGAAAACGATGTTGAGGTTCCTAAGGGAATACCAGCGGGTATGGCAAATCGTTGGGTAGATTTAAGTTTTGATTTTGGTAATGCTGTGGTCAGTGGTACAAGTACGGTGATCAATGCAGATGGTGCTTACGATAGGTTGACTGTTTTCTTGGAACCCAACGAGAGTAAGTCTGGAGTTTTTCTAATTGATGACATGGATGACGGTTCCACACCAACAAATCAAAATAGGATTGATGTCGAATATACAGAGCTTGTTTGGAGTGATGAATTTGAGACTACTGCTGGATCTAAACAACCTATCAATCCCAACAACTGGTTCCATCAAACAAAATTACCGTCTGGAGGCAGCTGGTTCAACGGCGAGGTACAGCATTATACAGACCGTATTGAAAATTCCTATATGGAAAATGGATTTTTATACATCAATGCCAAACGAGAGACCTTTACCGATCAAGGAGAAACCAAGCAATTCACGTCAGCACGCTTGAATTCAAAATTTGCTTTTACTTACGGAAGGATTGATGTAAGAGCAAAATTACCTTTTGGCGATGGTACCTGGCCTGCGATCTGGACCCTTGGAAAAAACATAAATGAAGATGGTGGCTATTGGGACGATCAATTCGGTACCGTAAGCTGGCCGGCTTGTGGCGAAATTGATGTCATGGAACACGGCCTTGCTGCCCCTAATGAAGTTTCCAGCGCATTGCATACTCCTAGTAGTTTTGGTAACACGGTGAATGTCAAAAAGCGCATGCTGGATGATGTGGCCAATAATTTTTATGTGTACTCCATGAACTGGTCTCCTAACCAGATTACGTTTTTAATTGATGACGTTCCCTATTATACCTATAACCCTACCGTCAAGGATAATAGTAATTACCCCTTTACAAAAGATCAATATATTCTACTTAATGTCGCTATGGGCGGAATCGCGGGAAACATTGATCCAGGTTTTACCCAGAGCCCAATGGTTATTGATTATGTGAGGGTATACCAAGAAAATACGGCAAGTGAGGACGATATCAACGGCTTTGAGTTTATACTTTATCCTAATCCAGCTGCGGATCTAGTACAGATCAAAGCACAACAGAACATAGATACTGTTGAATTATATAATTTGCTGGGATCTAAAATTGAAATCTCATTAAGCACTGACAATAGCTTTTCAGTAAACGAGCTTTCTAGCGGGATCTATTTTCTTAAGGTTTATGCAGGAGCAGCTGCGACTACTAAACGATTACTGGTGAAGTAG
- a CDS encoding T9SS type B sorting domain-containing protein, whose amino-acid sequence MMTGIRYIGILILFLALPILVCSQRARPDPNDCRGAILICGDTELGLTPNGVGYNEFEDPGNPTPTCLDFGSFAQAWFKVEVGSDGTFEFVIEPDDGVADYDFAVFGPTTDCSNLGAAIRCSSTNPQAANVPAATGLNATSTDVEEGPGGNGDGFLRQLDVLAGETYYIVVALAVGEGGFSINTGGTTTFPQAAFANDVPDIMECDDDDGSRDGFKTFDFTSLNDDILNGQMNAVVSFYTSLNDANIGNNPISFPFTNTTNPQEIFYRVERTDSECADFNQFEVTVDDSRIDTEADEIIICSTQASENFDLISIIDQLVPNSNLFNITYHNSLNDAIIGSNARVEMVTVTPIPQSIYIKVTDPIGALCDAVISVPLRLMNPPVITIPADLFVCDDDFDGFVTTNLNVQTTEILNGLDPSDHNVRYYANAADRDTGMNSVTNFRNTINPQTLFTRVTQISTGCTSDVEFQLLVTTKPTLAIQEPKILCLNAVDPMPLTVETGFDLYEWSTGESGASLNEILIGTPGDYTVTVTNRSGCQSSLTMTVNASDIAVLDSIDVTDFQRGNNSVTINATGPGDYEFAVDNDVFQDSPDFTGLASGYHNLQVRDKNGCGVYSSQFAILDFQTFFTPNADSYNDLWTLDALSDFPEARLLIYDRYGKLLKQLSPDSSGWDGTFMGEPLPSSTYWFTLELPDRPIVRGYFALKR is encoded by the coding sequence ATGATGACAGGTATTAGGTATATAGGGATACTAATTTTGTTTTTAGCATTACCGATCCTGGTGTGTTCACAACGAGCACGTCCCGACCCTAATGATTGTCGTGGCGCCATATTGATTTGTGGTGATACAGAATTAGGGCTTACCCCCAACGGTGTGGGCTATAATGAATTTGAGGATCCAGGAAACCCCACGCCAACTTGTTTAGATTTTGGGTCTTTTGCACAAGCTTGGTTCAAAGTAGAAGTAGGGTCAGATGGAACTTTTGAATTTGTTATAGAGCCAGACGACGGTGTAGCAGATTATGATTTTGCCGTGTTTGGTCCAACAACCGATTGCAGTAATCTAGGCGCAGCGATTAGATGCTCGAGTACGAACCCGCAAGCTGCCAATGTGCCAGCAGCTACAGGCTTAAACGCTACATCGACTGATGTTGAGGAAGGTCCAGGTGGAAATGGTGATGGGTTCTTAAGACAACTTGATGTGCTGGCGGGTGAAACTTATTATATCGTAGTAGCGTTGGCGGTTGGTGAAGGAGGTTTCTCCATAAATACAGGTGGAACAACCACATTCCCTCAGGCCGCATTTGCAAATGATGTACCTGATATTATGGAATGCGACGACGACGACGGCAGTCGGGATGGATTTAAAACTTTTGACTTTACTTCATTAAATGATGATATTTTGAACGGTCAAATGAATGCTGTTGTTTCCTTTTATACATCTTTAAACGATGCTAACATTGGAAACAATCCAATTAGCTTTCCTTTTACTAATACTACAAATCCTCAAGAAATCTTCTATCGTGTGGAACGCACAGATTCTGAATGTGCTGATTTCAATCAGTTTGAAGTTACTGTAGATGACAGTAGAATTGACACAGAAGCTGATGAAATTATAATTTGCTCGACGCAAGCCAGTGAAAATTTTGATTTAATATCTATTATAGATCAATTAGTTCCTAACAGCAATCTTTTTAATATCACGTATCACAACTCCCTAAATGATGCAATTATTGGTAGCAATGCTAGAGTAGAAATGGTTACAGTAACTCCCATACCACAGTCGATATACATTAAGGTGACTGACCCTATAGGAGCTCTTTGCGATGCGGTAATCAGTGTGCCGTTACGTTTAATGAATCCACCAGTAATTACAATACCTGCAGATCTATTTGTTTGTGACGATGATTTTGATGGGTTTGTAACCACAAATTTGAATGTGCAAACTACTGAAATATTGAACGGACTGGATCCATCAGATCATAATGTTAGGTACTATGCAAACGCAGCTGATCGAGATACAGGAATGAATAGTGTGACCAATTTTAGGAATACAATCAATCCGCAAACCTTATTCACAAGAGTTACTCAAATTTCAACAGGTTGCACGTCAGATGTAGAATTTCAATTGTTGGTAACTACAAAACCGACGCTCGCCATTCAAGAGCCTAAGATTCTTTGTTTAAATGCTGTTGACCCTATGCCTCTGACTGTAGAAACTGGCTTTGATCTGTATGAATGGAGCACAGGAGAGAGCGGCGCCAGTTTAAATGAAATTTTAATTGGTACTCCTGGAGATTATACAGTAACAGTTACCAATAGGTCTGGTTGCCAATCCTCACTTACGATGACCGTCAATGCCTCTGACATTGCTGTGCTAGATAGTATAGATGTTACAGACTTCCAGCGTGGGAATAATAGTGTGACTATTAATGCGACAGGACCAGGTGATTATGAGTTTGCAGTTGATAATGATGTTTTTCAAGATAGTCCAGATTTTACAGGGTTAGCTAGTGGCTATCACAATCTACAGGTGCGGGACAAAAATGGATGCGGAGTATATAGTTCGCAATTTGCCATACTCGATTTCCAAACATTTTTCACTCCTAACGCAGATTCCTATAATGATTTATGGACTCTTGATGCATTGTCAGATTTTCCAGAAGCCAGATTGCTGATTTACGATCGTTACGGGAAATTGCTCAAGCAACTTTCTCCAGATTCAAGTGGATGGGATGGTACATTCATGGGCGAGCCCTTACCTTCCAGCACGTATTGGTTCACTCTAGAATTACCAGACCGCCCTATAGTTCGTGGGTATTTTGCGCTCAAGCGATAA
- the polA gene encoding DNA polymerase I: MTNDGTDDKRLFLLDAYALIFRGYYALIKNPRINSQGMDTSAIMGFTNSLFDVIRREKPEYLAVAFDKEGSAERTELYEDYKANRDETPEAIRLAIPYIQRILKAMHIPIVVEAGIEADDLIGTLSKQAEKEGFTVYMVTPDKDYAQLVSENIYMYKPARMGNGIEIWGIPEVQKRFEVEHPEQVIDYLGMMGDASDNIPGLPGVGDKTAKKFIKQYGSMEALLDDAHNIKGKLGEKILANAQLGRLSKQLATIKLDCPVKFSAEKYTLDDPDVEAVHVIFDELEFRRAKETLAKIFSKEVLEQNVSSSPAETGSNGAGSGQFSLFDAPGSGTKAEAQATGRQTLATTDHLYQTVQEGMGTKLFLQTLMKQTSVCFDTETTGLDPLAAELVGIAFCWEKGKGYYLPIPEDREQAQAIVDQLKPFFESTGIEKIGQNLKYDIKVLDKYGVEVKGPLFDTMLAHYLINPDMRHNMDILAETYLNYTPQSIVELIGKKGKNQKSMRDVAVEKVKEYAVEDADITFQLKQHFTPELKAADLDKLFHDIEIPLLKVLAAMEIEGINLDEDYLSSLSRKLTEDIASLQENIFKEAGEEFNIGSPKQLGEILFGKLKLVDKPKKTKTGQYSTAEDVLSYLATDHQIIADVLEYRGLAKLQSTYVDALPHQVNPTTQRIHTNYMQTVAATGRLSSTDPNLQNIPIRTERGRQVRKAFVPRDENYVLLAADYSQIELRIIAALSEEDNMMEAFKSGADIHSSTAARVFDVALEDVTREQRSNAKTVNFGIIYGVSAFGLSNQTDLDRTESKELIETYYKTYPKLRSYMDELVDFARENGYVETVLGRRRYLKDINSSNAVVRGAAERNAVNAPIQGSAADIIKIAMINIFKKFEELQCKSKMLLQVHDELVFDIHKDELDDMKKLIQEEMQNAYKLIVPLDVEVGVGEDWLEAH; encoded by the coding sequence TTGACAAACGACGGAACTGACGATAAAAGACTGTTTTTACTAGATGCCTATGCGCTGATTTTTAGAGGTTATTATGCGCTGATCAAGAATCCACGCATCAATTCTCAAGGAATGGACACCAGTGCCATTATGGGTTTTACCAACTCGCTTTTTGATGTCATACGCCGGGAAAAACCTGAATATCTAGCCGTCGCTTTTGACAAAGAAGGAAGTGCTGAGCGTACGGAGCTTTATGAAGACTATAAAGCCAACCGCGATGAGACGCCTGAAGCCATTAGACTCGCCATTCCATACATCCAGCGTATTCTTAAAGCCATGCACATTCCTATCGTCGTTGAAGCAGGTATTGAGGCTGACGATTTGATCGGGACACTTTCTAAACAAGCTGAGAAAGAAGGTTTTACCGTATACATGGTAACGCCAGACAAGGATTACGCACAGCTGGTTTCAGAAAATATTTACATGTACAAGCCTGCCCGTATGGGTAATGGCATCGAGATCTGGGGAATTCCTGAAGTTCAAAAACGTTTTGAAGTAGAACATCCAGAACAAGTAATCGATTACCTAGGAATGATGGGTGATGCCAGTGATAATATTCCGGGATTGCCTGGTGTGGGAGATAAAACGGCTAAGAAATTTATCAAACAATACGGTTCCATGGAAGCGCTCCTTGACGATGCGCACAATATTAAAGGAAAACTGGGTGAGAAAATTTTGGCTAATGCCCAGCTAGGTCGACTTTCTAAACAACTTGCCACTATAAAGCTCGATTGCCCTGTAAAATTTAGTGCCGAAAAATACACACTCGACGATCCAGATGTGGAGGCCGTTCATGTGATCTTTGACGAACTTGAATTTAGAAGAGCCAAAGAGACACTCGCTAAGATTTTCTCTAAAGAGGTTTTAGAGCAAAATGTAAGTTCGAGCCCAGCCGAGACCGGTTCAAATGGAGCCGGCTCTGGTCAATTCTCCCTATTCGATGCGCCAGGATCTGGCACAAAAGCTGAAGCCCAAGCTACGGGCCGTCAAACGCTAGCTACAACAGATCATCTATATCAAACAGTTCAAGAAGGAATGGGAACCAAATTGTTCCTACAAACATTGATGAAACAAACTAGCGTTTGTTTTGACACGGAAACCACAGGATTAGATCCGCTAGCGGCAGAGCTTGTTGGGATTGCCTTTTGTTGGGAAAAAGGAAAAGGGTATTACTTGCCTATTCCTGAGGATCGTGAGCAAGCACAAGCGATTGTTGATCAACTTAAGCCATTTTTTGAAAGTACCGGCATTGAGAAAATCGGGCAGAATCTAAAATACGACATCAAAGTGCTAGACAAGTACGGTGTGGAAGTTAAAGGCCCGCTATTTGACACTATGCTCGCACACTACTTGATCAACCCAGACATGCGCCACAACATGGATATTCTGGCAGAGACGTACCTCAACTACACCCCACAATCCATTGTGGAATTGATAGGTAAAAAAGGTAAGAACCAAAAATCCATGCGTGATGTTGCCGTAGAAAAAGTTAAGGAATACGCGGTAGAAGATGCAGACATTACGTTCCAGCTTAAACAGCATTTCACGCCAGAATTAAAAGCCGCAGACCTAGACAAACTCTTCCACGATATTGAAATCCCATTGCTCAAAGTACTCGCAGCGATGGAAATTGAAGGCATCAATCTGGATGAAGATTATTTAAGTTCGCTTTCGCGAAAGCTAACAGAAGACATTGCATCACTACAAGAAAATATCTTTAAAGAAGCAGGAGAAGAATTCAACATAGGTTCACCGAAGCAATTGGGAGAAATATTATTCGGTAAGTTAAAACTGGTAGACAAGCCTAAAAAGACCAAAACCGGTCAATATTCAACTGCAGAAGATGTGTTGAGCTACCTAGCGACAGACCATCAAATCATTGCAGATGTGTTAGAATATCGTGGCCTGGCTAAATTGCAAAGTACTTATGTCGACGCCTTGCCTCATCAAGTGAATCCCACAACCCAGCGCATACATACGAACTACATGCAAACGGTCGCAGCTACTGGACGTTTGAGTTCTACAGATCCTAACCTGCAAAACATCCCAATCAGAACGGAGCGTGGACGTCAAGTACGTAAAGCTTTTGTGCCTAGAGATGAGAATTATGTCTTGCTCGCAGCAGATTATTCGCAGATTGAATTGCGCATCATTGCCGCATTAAGCGAAGAAGACAACATGATGGAAGCCTTTAAGAGCGGTGCAGACATTCACTCTTCCACCGCTGCTCGAGTATTTGATGTAGCACTAGAAGATGTAACAAGAGAACAGCGTAGCAATGCTAAAACAGTAAACTTTGGGATCATCTATGGAGTGTCCGCTTTTGGACTAAGCAATCAAACTGACCTGGATCGAACGGAATCTAAAGAACTGATTGAAACCTATTACAAGACCTATCCAAAATTGCGCTCCTACATGGATGAATTGGTAGATTTTGCTCGAGAGAACGGCTATGTAGAAACCGTACTGGGAAGACGTCGCTATTTAAAAGACATCAACAGTTCTAACGCAGTTGTGCGAGGCGCAGCGGAGCGTAATGCAGTGAACGCACCTATTCAGGGAAGTGCTGCTGACATTATTAAAATTGCCATGATCAACATCTTTAAGAAGTTTGAAGAGCTGCAATGCAAATCAAAAATGCTCTTGCAGGTGCATGATGAATTGGTTTTTGACATCCATAAAGATGAACTGGACGACATGAAAAAACTAATCCAGGAAGAAATGCAAAATGCTTATAAATTGATTGTACCGCTGGATGTGGAGGTGGGCGTTGGAGAAGACTGGTTGGAGGCGCATTAA